In the Octadecabacter sp. SW4 genome, one interval contains:
- a CDS encoding histidine phosphotransferase family protein, which yields MRTRADISALVSSRICHDLVSPLGAIGNGVELLGMSGAPEGPELQLINESVENANARLRFFRIAFGAASADQVISRSEILATLSAASRGGRLAYEWRAAGDLPRRAVRAAFLLIQCLESAMALGGHIVVDLQDDTWVVTGESDRMNIDVDLWDSLTNARARVPLSSALVQFALLPEVLDELKRSLSLAFDTGKISTRF from the coding sequence ATGAGGACACGCGCCGATATTTCCGCGCTGGTATCATCGCGCATCTGTCATGACCTTGTCAGCCCTTTGGGCGCGATTGGCAACGGTGTTGAACTGCTGGGCATGTCCGGCGCGCCCGAAGGGCCAGAATTGCAGCTGATCAACGAAAGCGTGGAAAACGCCAACGCGCGGCTGCGGTTTTTCCGCATCGCCTTTGGGGCGGCCAGCGCCGATCAGGTCATTTCGCGCAGTGAAATCCTTGCGACCTTGTCGGCGGCGTCACGTGGTGGCCGGCTGGCCTATGAATGGCGGGCTGCGGGTGATTTGCCGCGCCGCGCCGTGCGCGCCGCCTTTCTGCTGATCCAGTGCCTTGAATCGGCGATGGCGCTTGGCGGGCATATTGTCGTTGATTTACAAGATGATACATGGGTGGTCACCGGTGAAAGCGACCGCATGAATATCGACGTCGATCTTTGGGACAGCCTGACCAATGCGCGCGCGCGCGTGCCGCTGTCCTCGGCGCTGGTGCAATTTGCGCTGCTGCCCGAAGTTCTGGACGAGTTGAAGCGCAGCCTTTCGCTGGCGTTTGACACGGGCAAAATTTCCACACGCTTCTAG
- a CDS encoding DUF3553 domain-containing protein produces MEGINAILEPGMLVRHPTQPDWGVGQVQSNIGSRITVNFREAGKVVIDGTRVSLSIVSPGGGDST; encoded by the coding sequence ATGGAGGGGATCAATGCGATACTGGAACCGGGGATGTTGGTGCGCCACCCCACCCAGCCCGATTGGGGCGTGGGGCAGGTGCAATCCAACATCGGCAGCCGCATCACGGTCAATTTCCGCGAGGCGGGCAAGGTTGTCATTGATGGCACGCGCGTGAGCCTGTCCATAGTATCCCCCGGGGGTGGTGATTCAACTTAG